The proteins below are encoded in one region of Syntrophorhabdaceae bacterium:
- a CDS encoding CsgG/HfaB family protein, with protein MKKIILSFVCILFIFTCFAVYADDKPTIGVLRFTNKTGAAWWRGNTGQELQDMLISELVSTKAFQILERQEIDKVISEQKISESGLVDDATRIKIGNLKAAKYLVAGTVSSYEERTSGTGGGFGIMGFTIGGKKESAYIAVDLKVISTETAAIVDARTIEASSESSGLSLRGAFGFFSGDLSNYEKTPTGKAIRACVIEIAEYLQCSLIKGKNDKCMQEYIEKESKRKERTKQSIKLQ; from the coding sequence ATGAAAAAAATTATTTTATCTTTTGTATGCATCTTATTTATCTTTACTTGTTTTGCCGTCTATGCCGACGATAAACCCACAATAGGGGTTCTTAGATTCACCAACAAGACAGGTGCAGCATGGTGGAGAGGAAATACAGGTCAGGAGCTCCAGGATATGCTCATATCTGAACTGGTAAGCACAAAGGCTTTTCAAATCCTTGAGAGGCAAGAGATCGATAAGGTCATAAGTGAGCAGAAGATAAGCGAATCAGGTCTTGTGGATGATGCCACAAGAATAAAGATTGGCAATCTAAAAGCAGCAAAATATCTTGTGGCAGGAACTGTATCTTCTTATGAAGAACGAACAAGCGGAACTGGTGGAGGGTTTGGAATTATGGGCTTCACCATAGGCGGAAAAAAGGAATCGGCATATATAGCCGTTGACTTAAAGGTTATAAGCACCGAAACAGCTGCCATAGTGGACGCAAGGACAATTGAGGCATCATCAGAGTCATCAGGACTAAGCCTCAGGGGTGCCTTTGGCTTCTTCTCAGGAGACCTGTCAAATTATGAAAAGACACCCACAGGAAAGGCAATAAGGGCGTGTGTAATAGAGATTGCCGAATACCTACAGTGCTCTTTAATTAAAGGTAAAAACGACAAATGTATGCAGGAATACATAGAAAAGGAATCCAAGAGAAAGGAGAGGACTAAACAATCTATTAAACTTCAGTGA
- a CDS encoding UDP-2,3-diacylglucosamine diphosphatase — translation MKAIFFSDVHLDRADTDKKDVLKSFLKEICYDADDVFVMGDLFEFFYGYRDYIYPWYKEVVDSLKDLVDKGKKVFFLEGNHEFEIGNSLKSYAGIECYRELHIDIEGKRIFLAHGNEFIRNNPLRFLKSRFIYSIMETIGPSLTWKIAMLSSLFLSDRKKPYREEVKQRFRTFAEKRLRDDYDVVIFAHTHMPDRVDFNIDGNKRLYLNTGDLYRYHSYIKYETNSGFTIEEYHAP, via the coding sequence ATGAAGGCTATATTTTTTTCTGATGTGCATCTCGATAGAGCGGATACAGATAAAAAAGATGTGTTAAAAAGTTTTTTAAAAGAGATATGTTATGATGCCGACGACGTCTTTGTCATGGGTGATCTATTTGAATTCTTTTATGGTTACAGGGACTATATATACCCTTGGTATAAAGAGGTCGTTGATTCCCTTAAAGATTTAGTTGATAAAGGCAAAAAGGTCTTTTTTTTGGAAGGCAACCATGAATTCGAGATCGGAAATTCCCTTAAAAGTTATGCAGGTATAGAATGTTATAGAGAGTTGCACATTGATATAGAAGGGAAAAGGATTTTTTTAGCTCATGGCAATGAGTTTATTAGAAATAACCCTTTAAGGTTTCTGAAGTCACGATTTATATATTCCATAATGGAGACCATAGGCCCCTCATTGACCTGGAAGATAGCCATGCTTTCAAGTCTTTTTCTCTCCGATAGAAAAAAGCCATATAGAGAAGAGGTAAAACAGAGGTTTAGAACCTTTGCAGAGAAAAGATTAAGAGATGATTACGATGTGGTTATCTTTGCCCATACCCATATGCCCGACAGGGTTGATTTTAATATAGACGGCAATAAAAGGCTTTACTTAAACACTGGAGACCTCTATAGATATCACTCATATATAAAATATGAGACCAATTCTGGGTTTACAATAGAGGAGTATCATGCCCCCTAA
- the rfbB gene encoding dTDP-glucose 4,6-dehydratase — translation MDNKTILVTGGCGFIGSNFIKYMLNKYPYKIINMDKLTYAGNLENLKDIEGDKRYRFIKADIADRADLERVFEEDIYGVINFAAESHVDRSIMEPDAFIRTNINGTFNILEVVKKKGIKNFVQISTDEVYGSLGPEGKFREDTPLSPNSPYSASKASADMLVMAYYHTFNMPVKITRCSNNYGPYQFPEKLIPLIITNAMADLELPVYGDGMNIRDWIHVEDHCEAIDLVFHKGKHGNVYNIGGENERTNIEIVKLILDILGKPYSLIKFVKDRPGHDRRYAIDSTKLKNELGFKIKKDFKKGMEDTVDWYMKNRTWWERIKSGEYMEYYDRMYKNR, via the coding sequence ATGGATAATAAGACTATTCTTGTAACAGGTGGTTGTGGTTTTATAGGTAGCAATTTTATAAAGTATATGCTCAATAAATATCCGTATAAAATTATCAATATGGATAAGTTAACATATGCAGGAAATCTGGAGAATTTAAAGGACATAGAAGGCGACAAAAGGTATAGATTTATAAAAGCAGATATTGCAGATAGGGCAGACTTAGAAAGGGTGTTTGAGGAGGACATATATGGTGTTATAAATTTTGCCGCTGAATCCCATGTAGACAGAAGCATTATGGAGCCCGATGCCTTCATAAGGACCAATATAAATGGGACATTCAATATACTTGAGGTAGTAAAGAAAAAAGGCATTAAAAACTTTGTCCAGATTTCTACTGATGAGGTTTACGGCTCATTGGGGCCTGAGGGAAAATTCAGAGAAGATACGCCTCTTTCTCCAAACAGCCCGTATTCAGCTTCTAAGGCGTCTGCAGATATGCTGGTTATGGCATATTATCACACATTTAATATGCCTGTGAAGATAACAAGATGCTCCAACAACTATGGTCCATACCAATTTCCTGAAAAACTTATACCTCTTATAATTACCAATGCCATGGCAGATTTAGAACTACCTGTCTATGGTGATGGCATGAATATAAGGGATTGGATCCATGTGGAAGATCACTGCGAGGCAATAGACCTGGTTTTCCATAAAGGTAAGCACGGTAATGTTTATAATATCGGCGGTGAAAACGAGAGGACAAACATAGAGATAGTAAAGCTCATACTTGATATCCTTGGAAAGCCCTACAGCCTCATAAAATTTGTTAAAGATAGACCTGGTCATGATCGTAGATATGCCATAGACTCTACAAAGCTAAAGAATGAATTGGGCTTTAAGATAAAAAAGGATTTTAAAAAGGGTATGGAAGATACTGTTGATTGGTATATGAAAAACAGGACATGGTGGGAGAGGATAAAAAGTGGTGAATATATGGAGTATTATGACAGGATGTATAAGAATAGATAA
- a CDS encoding dTDP-4-dehydrorhamnose 3,5-epimerase family protein yields the protein MIKDVSVKQLRLIPDERGRLMEILRCDDEDFTKFGQVYMTTTYPHVVKAWHYHKLQDDFIVCVKGMLKLVLYDDREGSPTRGEINEFFIGDYRPMIVKVPKMVYHGWKCISEEEAIVINIPTEPYNREQPDEYRLDPHKNDIPYSWERKDG from the coding sequence ATGATTAAGGATGTATCTGTAAAACAATTAAGACTTATACCTGATGAGAGGGGTAGGTTGATGGAGATTTTAAGGTGTGATGATGAGGATTTCACAAAATTCGGTCAGGTATATATGACCACTACCTATCCTCATGTGGTAAAGGCATGGCACTATCATAAACTACAAGATGATTTTATCGTATGCGTGAAGGGTATGTTAAAGCTCGTCTTATATGATGACAGAGAAGGCTCTCCAACCAGGGGGGAGATTAACGAATTTTTTATTGGAGATTATAGACCTATGATCGTAAAGGTGCCAAAAATGGTCTACCACGGCTGGAAATGTATCAGTGAGGAGGAGGCAATTGTTATAAACATCCCTACTGAACCCTACAATAGGGAGCAACCAGATGAATATAGGTTAGATCCCCATAAGAATGACATACCTTATAGCTGGGAGAGAAAGGATGGATAA
- a CDS encoding TonB-dependent receptor — protein sequence MKFILTDIFNYFEQYLNSKDNYKDPDFNVNRRDINLFFHKGFWSGLIFLSFLLVISPSLYAQQGPYKLEEIVVTASRVATPILEASANITVIAREDIEESGATNIVDVLKKEPGVFTANLLNNPKTAQIDIRGFGETGPSNTLFLIDGRRVNNIDLAGADLSQIPIDAIERIEIYRGPVTVLFGDNATGGVVNIILKKGEGRPKAQGSILSGSYGLFLPKMSVSGKEKSFSYYALASYFNTDGYRHNNHLRTKDLFGNLTFDATKKVSLYLQTGFHKDSYGLPGALSLTELKTGIYDRKDSKKPNDSADTEDNFVNLGADIKPNDDIVFSLNGSYRIRHNSAAYPSWYTMRSMKTYGFMPKITITKPVWDFKNTLVAGFDYYVYPTRATDFDPVWFTDSVTKIKRTDYAFYVNNEFYLLKNLLISAGYRVQKSFWDIDYVDNFGFLPSIDSTVNDKKDAFRLSANYIIERKGEKKGNIFITYAKGFRMAATDELFNVWAFPPVNRELKTQVVKEIDLGARYNFTNWIGGSLTLFQSKTDNELYYDPYTFTNGNYDKTKREGLEAGIYLNLLKNLNLTILYSYIDARFDGGDYDKNKIPFVPKDKFSFKTTYIWNNLISNITATYVGRRYLISDQKNELPQLPGFVLIDLDFKYRLGKLDGLLGVKNLTGKKYSEYGVAGGWPRQANFYPSPERQFYFGLSYNY from the coding sequence ATGAAATTTATTTTAACTGATATATTTAATTATTTTGAACAGTATTTAAACAGTAAGGACAATTACAAAGACCCTGATTTTAACGTTAATAGAAGGGATATAAACCTTTTTTTCCATAAAGGCTTTTGGTCAGGTCTTATTTTTTTATCTTTTTTATTAGTTATAAGCCCCTCATTATATGCTCAGCAGGGACCTTATAAACTTGAAGAGATAGTGGTTACTGCATCGAGGGTGGCTACTCCTATTTTAGAGGCATCTGCCAATATTACAGTTATTGCAAGAGAAGATATAGAAGAATCAGGGGCAACAAATATTGTGGATGTTTTGAAGAAAGAGCCAGGGGTATTTACTGCAAATCTTTTAAATAATCCCAAGACAGCGCAGATAGATATTAGGGGATTTGGCGAAACAGGACCATCTAATACCCTTTTTCTAATAGACGGTAGAAGGGTAAACAATATTGACCTGGCAGGTGCTGATTTGTCTCAAATCCCCATCGATGCCATAGAGAGAATAGAGATATACCGTGGGCCTGTTACTGTTTTATTCGGTGATAATGCAACAGGTGGGGTAGTTAATATAATCTTGAAAAAAGGAGAAGGAAGGCCCAAGGCACAGGGTTCTATTTTATCAGGAAGCTACGGCCTTTTTTTGCCAAAGATGAGTGTATCAGGAAAAGAAAAAAGTTTCAGCTATTATGCCCTGGCCTCTTATTTCAACACGGATGGATACCGTCACAACAACCATCTCCGCACAAAGGACTTGTTTGGAAATTTGACCTTTGATGCCACAAAAAAGGTCTCTTTATATCTGCAAACTGGTTTTCATAAGGATTCATACGGACTCCCTGGAGCACTTTCTCTTACAGAATTAAAAACAGGAATATATGATAGAAAAGATTCGAAAAAACCCAATGATTCTGCCGATACTGAGGATAATTTTGTAAATCTTGGGGCGGATATAAAGCCGAATGATGATATAGTCTTTTCCTTAAACGGTTCATACAGGATAAGGCACAACAGTGCTGCCTATCCATCATGGTATACCATGAGGTCTATGAAGACATACGGGTTTATGCCAAAGATTACCATCACAAAACCCGTTTGGGATTTTAAAAATACTTTGGTTGCTGGTTTTGATTATTATGTTTATCCAACCAGGGCAACAGACTTTGACCCTGTTTGGTTTACTGATTCTGTAACAAAGATTAAGAGGACAGATTATGCATTCTATGTGAATAATGAATTCTATCTTTTAAAAAACCTTTTAATAAGTGCTGGTTACAGGGTCCAGAAATCTTTCTGGGATATAGATTATGTGGATAATTTTGGCTTTCTTCCATCTATAGACTCAACAGTGAATGACAAAAAAGATGCATTCAGATTATCGGCAAACTACATTATAGAAAGAAAAGGGGAAAAAAAGGGAAATATATTTATCACATATGCAAAAGGATTTAGAATGGCTGCCACAGATGAATTATTTAATGTATGGGCCTTTCCGCCTGTTAACCGGGAATTAAAGACTCAGGTGGTAAAAGAGATAGATTTAGGGGCACGATATAATTTTACAAACTGGATAGGTGGCAGCCTTACGTTATTTCAGTCAAAAACAGACAACGAGTTATACTATGACCCCTATACCTTTACCAACGGCAATTATGATAAGACAAAGAGAGAAGGTTTAGAAGCAGGTATATATTTGAATCTTTTAAAAAACCTGAATCTTACGATTCTCTATTCATATATAGATGCCAGATTTGACGGTGGGGATTATGATAAAAACAAGATACCTTTTGTTCCGAAAGACAAATTTTCTTTTAAAACAACGTATATATGGAATAACTTAATATCAAATATTACTGCCACATATGTAGGTAGAAGATATCTAATATCTGATCAAAAAAATGAGCTTCCCCAACTTCCAGGGTTTGTGTTGATAGATTTAGATTTTAAATATAGATTAGGTAAATTAGATGGTTTATTGGGCGTAAAAAATCTGACCGGCAAAAAATACAGTGAATACGGTGTGGCAGGTGGTTGGCCCAGACAGGCAAATTTTTACCCTTCACCAGAGAGACAGTTTTATTTTGGCCTTTCATACAATTACTGA